The following nucleotide sequence is from Juglans microcarpa x Juglans regia isolate MS1-56 chromosome 6D, Jm3101_v1.0, whole genome shotgun sequence.
taaataaaagcaaAGCCCAGCAACGAGACCATAAGCTACACTCTGTCTACGCTCTGTCAGGACAAGCGAAACGTAAAAGAagcaaattcaaaataaaaaagcagGGAAAAACGTACGGATGCAATCAAACAAGGGCAAAaacgtaaaaaataaaaacaaaacaggagaaaaaaatgtacaaaagcaGCAGACAGAGGGACAAATAAGGAAAGCGAAAATCAACCAAGCAAGGGCAAAAATGTACACATGAAATCAAATAAGGGCAGGAACGTAAAAATGCAAGACACAACCGTATAGAAACGGGAAGACAAATCAACAAACAAGgacacaaaagtaaataaaagaaacattcaGGGACAGAAATGGAAAGCAAAGATCCCCTAAAGTCTACTATTCATATGCGGATAGACGCTTATATAATAGTAGTAGATAGCAGATATATATAggcaataaaataataatgataaaaataaagaaaaaatagaccGAGTTTATAAGCTCAGATCTATGGGCCGAAGGGTGGGCTTTGACTCTCTACGGTATACTCTACCTCCGAAGTCCCAACATTTGGCGCGAAAATTGTGTGGGGTTGATTAGGGCTTCCTTAGGATTTTAAAGTGGGGACTTAATTCAATTTCGTGCTGGCTAGTACCGTAGTAGAAATGCTTCCTCACGAGGACAAGGACTATGCAGATGAGAAGTCATCGTCATTACCATTGGCGCTGGAGGAGACATCCCCTGTGGTGGTTTTTGCTCATGGTGCCGGTGCTCCTTCCTCTTCCGAATGGATGATCAGGTCGCACTTAAATTCtctgtttttgttgttgtatttCGTGTTCCAGTTTTattcaaaatgaaaacattCCCAGTAATTGATGTTCTGGTTTATTGgacaatgtaaaaaaatttctttagttTGTAATAAAGCGCTTATATTTGGAACAAAGAAAGGTGGAAAGAAGAACAATAAATTATGGAATTTtgcactaataaaaaaaaaaaaaattatggaatttTGCGGCTAGTAGTTTATAGTTGATATGAATGAGTTAGAATCTCGGGAATTTGAAGctactttatttttatgcagATGGAAGAAAATGCTGGGCAAGGCCTTGAATGCTGCTGAAGTAGTTACCTTTGACTATCCTTGTGAGTTTCTTGGTCAATTAGCGTTGACTTTTGCTTTCTCtttatctcttctctctctattaCAAGAGCATATGCCTTTCTCTTTGCACCagattatttattgtattttaacaTGTTCATCCTTCCGGGTACTAGTAGTTCGGCTGATTTTTAAGTAATGCATGAAGTCAGTTGTCTTCGGAAGTGAGTGTATTCTTCAATATGGTGGCTTGACTCTTGGCAGACATATCTGGTGGTAGACGGAAGGCTCCTCCCAAGGCAGAAAGGTTGGTCGAGTTTCACTCGGATATTGTTAAAAAGACTGTTGCTAAGTACCCTGGGCATCCGCTGATTTTGGCAGGGAAATCCATGGGGTCAAGGTAGTGACAAAATAACTCaaattgattgaaaattatcTAATGCTTAGTACCCTGGGATCTTGCTTGTCGTTAAAGGGAAAATCGTTTGCAAACAATTTCCATGTATCTCTTATGGTAAATAGTGCTTCCATGCAATGCAATTTTGATATTTAGGAGCATATATAGACAAAGTCAAGTAGTGATATATACCATTGTCTCTGCTGCATAACTTACCATTGATTACTcttcattaatattaaattgtatTTCTCTAGAGTCAGCTGCATGGTAGCTTGCAATGAAGATATTTGTGCTTCAGCTATAGTTTGTTTGGGGTACCCACTGAAGGTTTGTGATCCTCTATAAGTTAACTCTGCACAATCCTTTACTCGTTACTCACATgcattattaaattattaatggtCTAGTAAATCAAATTGTACATCTGGAATGTGAAACTAGCTGAGAGGAAGTTAGAATCAGTTGATACTTGTTCTTTGGAATTTCATTGTCTGTTTTATACCTGATATCTTGGCATTCCACTATACCTCTCTTAGGACTCAGCATACTCTAGAGCGAGTAAATATTCCATTTTCTTTGCATAGTTCCCCTTTGCAATTTACTGAACAGTGTAACTCCCAGGAAGATCCCTGAATTTTAACAAATCTTCATTACATGATCAATAGACTTGTCCAAGCCTTGGAGCCCTGTCATTCCATGTCATAATGCTATTTCCCTTTTAGTGACAGTGTTAATGGCTTGCCCCTTTGAGCTCGTTTACCTAGGCATGCCTCCTTATTAGTAGGATCAGCTGATCAGGCATGTATTGGGTTGAaattaaccccccccccccctttttttttttttccatggagGGTGTTATTTCACATCTATGGTATTGACGGTAGGGGAAAAAAATGTCCCCACTAATTAGAGCACTTTGATTTAATACATTTGCCTTATAAAACAGGGGATGAACGGAGCAGTGCGAGATGAGACACTATTGGGAGTTACAGTTCCAACAATGTTCGTACAGGTAAtttttacccataaaaaaaatgtttgtatggGTAATGTCTTCTACAAGaactatgtttttttaattttataatggaGTTGCACCAGTTGCCGATCTATTAATGATGCGTTTGACTGTGGTTCTAGATTCCAAAAACTCAAATTGTATAACTGTGTTCCCTAATGAAAaaatttccatttttcttccactTTCAATCCTAACatgttttaaaccccaaaatactttttctgtcactctgaaaaaaatttcatctaatcatttaatGGACAGCCTCCCCCACActttcacccccccccccccccccccccccccccccccccccccccccccccccccccccccccccccccccccccccccccccaaaaaaaaaaaaagaaactagttTCACAAGAAccccccaaaaaataaaacacaacatTTCTTCTTTCAGCGGGCCccacaactttcacaaaaaagaaaagaaaagaacatttcaaatttttctttccaaacatctTTTCAATggactcattttaaaaaatacacctCAAAGATTTCTTTTCTCAACAACTTTCGTACAATCATGCTCCTATACTTTTGAATAACCCGTCCAGCTTTGTGATGATTTGACGCTCTAATATATTGTTGCCTGTAAGAGATTGTCATTTCTCACTCATTATGGTATTATCTAATTCTCATTGCATTAGATTCATTTTAGTAATCCAATTTGCTTCTTTGTATGTTATTCTTATACTTGTGCTTCTTTGTAATGCTCCAATCTTGCTTCATGAAGGGTAGCAAAGACACATTGTGTCCACTGGAAAAGCTGGAAGCTGTTTGCAAGAAGATGAAATCTCTAATCGGTTTGCATGTGATTGATGGTGGTGACCATTCCTTCAAGATTGCAAAGAAGCACCTTCAAACCAAGGGGTCAACCCAAGATGAAGCTGAAAATCTTGCTGTTCAGGCCATTGCAGCGTTTGTGTCTAGGTCTATTGGAGCAAAGTAAGACTTCAGTTGCAAAAGATCTTCTTCATTTGAAAGCAATGCAACTAGTGCATACCTGTGTTATTTTGTCTATGTTTCGCATTGTCGGTGTTTTTTCTTCATGTCTTGTAATACTGACTGTTTATATTTCGTGTAAGTATTGCTCTGTTTTAATCTGTTTTCTCATTCTAGAGCATGGTTTCTTTGTCacctaaaatattaaaattcttgCAAAAATATGTGCCAACTGTGCGTGtgctttgctttcttttttgatcCCAAAATTTACATGTCTTCTACACCATCATGTGTAGAATTGTTTTTCGAGATCTTATATGATTATCATAGTATTGATCTGTGATGGATGATCTCTGGTTTTGGCCGTTCAATTCATCCAAAATTCCTGCCTGGTATGGTTGTATGTTCAATGCAGTACGTTTGATCTAAGTGGAACCATAAGATAATAGATAACATGCTCCACAAAATTTTAGAAGTGGTGAAAAACGATGGCAGAATTCTTGTCAGCAAACAGACTTATTATTAAACACGTCAACTACATAGGATGCAGACAACGATGAAGCGGTATCACTGGGGTTCTTATTCTGATGAGTcttatttatgtattatttttttttatcactggGCACCTTCATTTGATCCGATCTCAGATAACTGCTCCCCTTGGTTGTGCTTCTGCAAGCAAGCAAACAGAAAACTTAGGATAATAGTAAAGTTTTCTGAGGAACCTTTTTTAGTTAGGTTTAACTTTCCAGTCTCATTTTTTGCTTTCTCTAAAACTTCTGTggttttattgttttgatattggTACTTTATTTTGGAATTGAATTATCTAGAATTTCTTAATAAATTGATGTAAAAGTGCATGTTCATGCCAGCAAAACCGGGCCAATAAATAATCACCGAGGAATCAAAGTTTATGCCAAGTTTTAAGCTGTTGATGATAATagtctataaatattttatagcaCTTGCCTTCAGTCGCTGTCGCTGCTGCTGTCACTGCTGCTGCCGCTCTTACCATCGCGTCCCTTGGACTTCTTCTTGGTGAGGCTTTTCCCCTTCTTGTGCTCCGACTTCTtgcctttcattttcttctcagTCTTGCCATGACCGGATGCATCGTGACCATGTCTGTTAGCATGGGTATTTCCTTGGTGGTCAGAGTGACCGGTTTGGCCGTGGTGACTTGGCTTCGGTGCCAAGCCAATCATCTGGGCGACCTTCTGGCCGACAGATTGGTTTTGTTGGTAGGTTTCATCTGCGGGCTTGTGGCTGTGCATTGAGGCCATGGTATTGGTAGCTAATGGCAAGGTGATGACTCTTcttgtttgtgtttttctcttcttgttGCTTGGTATAGGAAGGCTGCAAGCAAATCCTTATATAGGCATGGATAAAGTGGGGGATTCCTTCCAACTCCTGGTAAGTATCCAGCTTTTTGTGTCATCTATTGCAAAAGATTTGAGTGAAAAGGAATGGACAAGcaaatactcttttatttatttccccTCCCTTTTAAATCTgattaaaattgaattattttctctttaaaagaATTTGTTCTAGGTGTTGCCCACTGAGAAGGCAATATACGGTGACAAAGAAAATGCCTATctaaataatagtataatactACTGGGTCTCTTTCTATGAATCCGATCCCCAATCAGTCTAGTAAAAAGAACAAGACGACGAAAATATAATTGACTAGGAGGACACGATACATTAGCAGTAGTGGTGTAAATGCGTTGTGTTCctagtgagtaaatatgagttgTCTTTTAACGagttttgataaatataaaCGAATGAGTAATCTTTGTTTATTGAGAATATCTTCCCACAGTTATATCCGATTTACTCCAAACAACAGCATCCAATGGGGGCTATCCACGTAGATCCCACACTTTCTTAATGGTAGACCGCAttgcagaggaagaaaaaaaaaaattatccccaCTTTCGTCCTCCCTTCCTCTGCCTCTCCCCCATCCGATGTTGAGCATCTGCAAGCCGCAAGGGAGTACCTTGAATCAGCGGCCTGCTTGATGAGTCTCCTCCGTTCTGTACAGAGATGAATggcttcatttttcttatttttagagTTCGTACAACCCGTTTTCACCACAATTTTGAGGCgaggttaaaaaaatatatctgatTTTTCAGAGTTCAAACGCAACCtctaaaagaagagaaaaaacacGCGTCAATAAAATCACAGTGAGCTTATGATTCAACTTTTCAGCAAAAATTTGACAAACCGCATTTCTAATGCTACCAAAAGCTCACTTCAACAGGATTTAATGCGAAATCAAAgtctttatttttcaagaaCCCTGACGATATGGTTTTGATTGGAGGTGGGAAGCGGGATCCTGTCCCAGTTGCCCTGCC
It contains:
- the LOC121235752 gene encoding KAT8 regulatory NSL complex subunit 3; the protein is MLPHEDKDYADEKSSSLPLALEETSPVVVFAHGAGAPSSSEWMIRWKKMLGKALNAAEVVTFDYPYISGGRRKAPPKAERLVEFHSDIVKKTVAKYPGHPLILAGKSMGSRVSCMVACNEDICASAIVCLGYPLKGMNGAVRDETLLGVTVPTMFVQGSKDTLCPLEKLEAVCKKMKSLIGLHVIDGGDHSFKIAKKHLQTKGSTQDEAENLAVQAIAAFVSRSIGAK